The following proteins are encoded in a genomic region of Natrinema sp. DC36:
- a CDS encoding DUF2213 domain-containing protein — MTDDYIFTHDAATVSYDSCDVDGITVDDDGTASFDWNEIPVVEIDEPPHAEAFDTDEYYKIEDATVARPIKQPYLVGDEIEVYKKPADELRQMAWSLDNAPYTLEHPDTGMVKRTADVHGFWRDPRYDDDEDRLKENLYVPTNDDDAKRFVEENQDVSIGFYNRVHGEYDGDTGDLTDDDVDGFQVNMYGDHIAGVKRGRCSGSEGCGINHDRSHESQTGDQSEGCGLDHDSSDAHGEVVLETGETPINADDATDGDSEEECTPCTQTMTDDNKFDISVDLDDMTIDSIAEQFDAVADLREERDSAVESVTEIREDLDEHGFEVDEDECPCEVVDDVLHDYEEKDETVEAVEDAVPEAFKDADSLEDAIEEMADSFAEYRKGEREEALDDLEDLGADRDDWDEDSLEDIREEIDRREEVLDGINVDAKGIETDSGEETTDENVDTTYNGRRTVGRGYKA; from the coding sequence ATGACTGACGATTATATTTTCACCCACGACGCTGCAACGGTCTCGTACGACTCGTGTGACGTTGATGGGATTACAGTTGACGACGATGGGACTGCTTCATTCGACTGGAATGAGATTCCCGTAGTCGAGATTGATGAACCGCCTCACGCAGAAGCGTTTGACACCGACGAGTACTACAAGATCGAGGATGCGACTGTCGCACGTCCGATCAAGCAGCCGTACCTCGTTGGTGATGAGATTGAGGTGTACAAGAAACCCGCAGACGAGCTTCGTCAAATGGCGTGGTCGCTCGATAACGCACCGTACACGCTCGAGCATCCCGACACGGGGATGGTGAAACGCACGGCTGACGTGCATGGATTCTGGCGAGACCCGCGTTACGACGACGATGAAGACCGTCTAAAGGAAAACCTCTACGTTCCGACGAACGACGATGATGCGAAGCGGTTCGTTGAGGAAAATCAGGACGTTTCGATCGGATTCTACAATCGTGTTCACGGCGAATACGATGGTGATACTGGGGATTTGACTGACGACGACGTTGATGGTTTCCAGGTCAACATGTATGGCGACCACATTGCTGGCGTCAAACGTGGACGCTGTAGTGGATCTGAGGGTTGTGGGATCAACCACGACCGATCCCACGAATCGCAGACTGGCGACCAGTCTGAGGGTTGCGGATTAGATCACGATTCGTCTGACGCACATGGCGAAGTGGTCTTGGAAACTGGAGAGACGCCGATTAATGCTGATGACGCTACAGATGGGGATAGCGAGGAAGAATGTACCCCATGTACTCAAACAATGACTGACGACAACAAGTTCGACATTTCCGTTGATCTTGACGACATGACGATTGATAGTATCGCAGAACAGTTCGACGCGGTTGCCGATCTTCGAGAGGAGCGTGATTCCGCTGTTGAAAGTGTTACCGAGATTCGGGAGGACCTCGATGAGCACGGCTTCGAAGTTGATGAAGACGAATGCCCGTGTGAAGTTGTTGACGATGTTCTCCACGACTATGAGGAGAAGGATGAGACTGTCGAGGCGGTAGAGGACGCTGTTCCAGAAGCGTTCAAGGACGCTGACTCGCTCGAGGACGCTATCGAAGAGATGGCAGACTCGTTTGCCGAGTATCGCAAGGGTGAGCGTGAAGAGGCGCTCGACGACCTTGAGGATCTCGGAGCAGACCGAGACGATTGGGATGAAGACTCTCTCGAGGATATCCGTGAAGAGATCGACCGCCGAGAAGAGGTTCTCGACGGGATCAATGTCGATGCGAAGGGCATTGAAACGGATAGCGGTGAAGAAACGACTGACGAAAACGTCGATACGACCTACAACGGCCGTCGTACTGTCGGACGTGGGTACAAGGCGTAA
- a CDS encoding phage portal protein — protein MSDPHINDVRWLYRTSFAKTLVDKPIKDSFKNGFEVKRTASDNTSKRLNDVEEIYEDTEFVPKYKQAQMKARRDGFSLLFMVLEDDSDGVYEDPLDEDVSVKNIKKLQCLTLDDMSKYHGGTSPPTGELASQIPYDSDDYEIRETGMVVDMDPTSGTYKEPLGYIVGQDNARGAEDVNFIHANRCFHYTWNTEVDSDLDQDTLGNFEGDSVLVTVYHILKGIKKGNWSIMQTLFRYAAKLYHVALPEDADEEDRENAEEQLQNLNAKGELLTPHGYEIDDFQTDGQLQPREYFDVLFDQVCASMEMTKSVLFGTQSGVVSGSETDIKNYFNQVQRIRQSIMDEDLKEFIQRYYRMIDGRTDSYGYKAEFEIDWGPLFKLSDLDQAETLSRTMQTLKAAIDGFIMTPMEARSILKEEWAEADIDWNDEFSTEEEDFLKTLNIAQMGTEGALPGGSEINGSTQQQNGGGMEQGQTTASEDPSTDSEMNDDILDAIAERVVAKMD, from the coding sequence ATGTCCGATCCCCACATTAATGACGTTCGGTGGCTCTATCGGACATCGTTTGCAAAGACGCTTGTTGATAAACCGATCAAAGACTCGTTTAAGAACGGGTTTGAGGTGAAGCGAACGGCAAGCGACAACACATCAAAGAGACTTAATGATGTGGAGGAAATTTACGAGGACACTGAGTTTGTACCGAAGTATAAACAAGCTCAGATGAAGGCGAGGCGGGACGGCTTCTCTCTGCTGTTCATGGTCCTTGAAGACGATTCGGACGGTGTTTACGAGGATCCCCTCGATGAAGATGTGTCTGTAAAGAACATTAAGAAGCTCCAGTGTCTTACGCTGGATGACATGTCCAAATACCACGGTGGCACTTCTCCGCCAACTGGCGAACTCGCCTCTCAAATACCGTATGACAGTGATGATTACGAGATTCGAGAGACGGGGATGGTTGTGGACATGGATCCGACTTCGGGGACTTATAAAGAACCACTCGGATACATCGTTGGACAAGATAATGCCCGCGGTGCTGAAGACGTAAACTTCATTCACGCAAACAGATGCTTCCATTACACGTGGAATACAGAGGTAGACAGTGATCTCGACCAAGACACTCTCGGCAATTTCGAGGGCGACTCGGTACTTGTCACCGTCTACCACATTCTTAAAGGAATTAAAAAGGGCAACTGGTCGATCATGCAGACGCTGTTCCGATATGCAGCGAAGCTATACCATGTTGCGCTTCCCGAAGACGCCGATGAAGAAGATCGGGAGAACGCTGAGGAGCAACTTCAGAACCTTAATGCGAAAGGCGAGTTGCTCACTCCGCATGGGTATGAGATAGACGATTTCCAGACTGACGGGCAACTACAGCCGAGGGAGTATTTCGACGTACTGTTCGATCAGGTCTGTGCGTCGATGGAGATGACCAAGTCCGTTCTCTTCGGCACTCAGAGCGGTGTTGTGAGCGGATCCGAGACGGACATTAAGAACTATTTCAATCAGGTCCAGCGCATTCGACAGTCCATCATGGACGAGGATCTGAAGGAATTTATTCAGCGGTATTACCGTATGATCGACGGACGGACGGATTCATACGGATATAAAGCCGAATTCGAGATCGATTGGGGGCCACTGTTCAAACTCTCCGATCTGGATCAGGCTGAAACGCTGAGTCGGACGATGCAGACGCTTAAAGCGGCTATTGACGGATTCATTATGACGCCGATGGAGGCTCGCTCCATTCTGAAAGAGGAATGGGCTGAGGCTGATATCGACTGGAATGATGAATTCTCGACGGAGGAAGAAGACTTCCTCAAAACGCTCAATATCGCCCAGATGGGTACTGAAGGGGCGTTGCCTGGAGGGTCTGAAATCAATGGTTCAACACAACAGCAAAACGGTGGTGGGATGGAACAAGGCCAAACCACCGCCTCTGAAGATCCGTCTACAGACAGTGAAATGAATGATGATATTCTCGACGCAATTGCTGAGAGAGTGGTTGCAAAGATGGACTAA
- a CDS encoding DUF2586 family protein: MAITYGNTDIPSARVTVRSGGTIAISAAFSNTAGLVGVMDTDNGEATTGETISINSSSDAETQFGETSELTEQVKLAFGNDTSTVYACPVSETEETETFDTVSSGTFSNVPALDPTVQPNHEITAQDTTEGASVTVNIVREEGEDIASPTDANTINLNPNTGEWEADESSTYEITYTHGSYNEAIRGVVSKVPRQVGVCTENNQIVGELGTQLSDYANDFGFMHGAFGLNPEVDSATYTNSYDDRRLIAIAPSRAYLDAANENMVRTVGAVVGKQASKDLGDSTTYETVAGFADLHTKYTNSELGTLIDEQVLTLRQGGGIKIVKDMTTSTDPRFERIFASEITDEATEISHQISQGYVGEANTLTNQKSLGESHDSSYSEMEDDALLDNFDVGVSEGGDNQVDLDIALDIVDVIDTVDVTITVGDVIRNGGAS, encoded by the coding sequence ATGGCAATTACTTACGGAAACACTGACATTCCATCTGCTCGAGTTACGGTTCGGAGTGGTGGCACGATTGCGATTAGTGCTGCGTTCTCTAACACCGCTGGACTCGTTGGTGTGATGGATACTGATAATGGTGAAGCCACGACTGGTGAAACCATTAGTATTAACTCGTCTTCTGACGCGGAAACACAGTTCGGTGAAACATCCGAGCTTACTGAACAGGTGAAGCTTGCATTTGGCAACGACACCTCGACGGTATATGCGTGTCCCGTCAGCGAGACTGAAGAAACTGAAACGTTTGACACGGTTTCGTCTGGAACTTTTTCGAACGTTCCAGCACTCGATCCGACTGTCCAGCCGAATCACGAGATTACGGCCCAGGATACTACGGAAGGTGCGTCGGTTACGGTAAACATCGTTCGTGAGGAGGGGGAGGATATTGCGAGCCCGACCGATGCAAACACGATTAACCTGAACCCGAACACTGGTGAGTGGGAGGCTGATGAGTCTTCCACGTATGAAATTACGTACACCCACGGTAGCTACAACGAGGCAATTCGGGGTGTTGTGAGCAAAGTTCCACGTCAAGTAGGTGTTTGTACCGAAAATAACCAGATCGTTGGCGAGCTTGGAACGCAACTTAGCGACTATGCAAACGATTTCGGCTTCATGCACGGTGCGTTCGGTCTCAATCCAGAGGTTGATTCCGCAACGTACACGAATTCGTATGACGACCGTCGTCTGATCGCTATCGCACCGTCTCGAGCGTACCTCGATGCTGCGAACGAGAACATGGTTCGGACAGTTGGTGCAGTTGTTGGGAAGCAGGCGTCCAAGGATCTGGGTGATAGCACGACGTATGAGACTGTTGCTGGATTTGCTGATCTTCACACGAAGTACACCAATTCGGAGCTTGGCACACTCATCGATGAGCAAGTTCTAACTCTCCGCCAAGGAGGTGGAATTAAGATTGTCAAGGATATGACTACCTCCACCGATCCTCGATTCGAGCGTATCTTTGCTTCCGAGATTACGGACGAGGCCACTGAAATTAGTCACCAGATTAGCCAGGGATACGTGGGTGAAGCGAACACTCTCACCAACCAGAAGTCTCTCGGAGAATCTCACGACAGTTCTTACAGTGAGATGGAGGACGATGCCCTTCTCGATAATTTCGATGTTGGGGTGTCTGAAGGGGGAGACAATCAGGTCGATCTCGATATCGCACTCGACATTGTTGACGTGATTGACACGGTTGACGTGACGATTACTGTTGGAGATGTCATTCGGAACGGAGGGGCAAGCTAA
- a CDS encoding HK97-gp10 family putative phage morphogenesis protein, whose protein sequence is MISDIEYVKKDLRQNLMSKLEGAMKLLLDTAVAHVADDAYWRGGITASLRSHGVKTEQRVGEMMFSVGTDKKIAPYAPFVEFGTGARSDEKGPTSVLTGKPHEHPPGYPYDSPDVSPSELMGSILEWIKTKPIETDNIWASARKISETIVKLGTYAHPFLRPAWFKHELNLKRAVRSAVKKTFR, encoded by the coding sequence GTGATTAGCGACATTGAGTACGTGAAGAAGGATCTTCGCCAGAATCTCATGTCCAAACTCGAGGGTGCAATGAAACTGCTCCTCGACACTGCTGTTGCCCACGTTGCTGATGATGCATATTGGCGTGGTGGTATTACTGCTTCACTCCGCTCTCATGGTGTAAAAACCGAACAGCGTGTGGGTGAAATGATGTTCTCCGTTGGAACAGATAAGAAGATTGCTCCGTATGCACCGTTCGTAGAATTTGGTACTGGCGCTCGTAGTGATGAGAAGGGGCCAACGTCAGTTCTCACTGGTAAACCCCACGAACATCCCCCAGGCTACCCGTATGATTCTCCCGATGTGAGTCCGAGTGAACTGATGGGTAGTATTCTCGAATGGATCAAGACGAAGCCAATTGAGACGGATAATATCTGGGCGTCGGCACGGAAGATATCTGAAACGATTGTGAAACTGGGGACGTATGCACACCCGTTCCTTCGTCCAGCGTGGTTCAAACATGAACTAAATCTCAAACGCGCAGTCCGTAGTGCGGTGAAGAAGACCTTCCGATAA
- a CDS encoding baseplate J/gp47 family protein, whose amino-acid sequence MPVEDGEYVELTENEIVNALESELQSEFGNNIDLTESSVFSTFAEVMAAVSNGNQEQSLGEVYESGFLDTATGEDLDRVVAIVGIQRRSAIHATGVQQFRSDDPVTTSYNIQRGTVIQTQGNSSAQFETSETTYLRYIDGFESDALSDWGGDVGSGTFDTVAMNASEGSISLEANATNGDHIYKSDELVDIGSTIESDIYAESNTVPTFTFGVQSIDNHYQVAIDTNLGEVRIERVEDGVVVNTIDTQNETVPTGEHVHLVVDWSITGNIGVEITDQSGNKYTAGGVDSSNTIWRNGYVGFKSLDSSGNKYIDEISMSAVSVNIRAINGGSHGNVGAESINVLPSPPAGVDGTSNLYPTSDQSYNDINGDPFVVGRGEEDDDSLRERARDSVSSGGDATVAALTSELLNEVSGVRSVTLYENKTNSTDVDGLPPYSFEAVVFGGDDREVAGAIFDKKAITSRDHGGAHGTEQIITVTSESNGQQFDISYSRPSSVNIDMEMDIVVNDTYVGSETLRDEIVSYVGGVSSDDTDVVGLESGEDVHANEIEDIILGEDETGVIGFNNDASANDITFTPSTTTNSYGLEVVSVGENEVAQTDATDGSIQINVTEI is encoded by the coding sequence ATGCCTGTTGAAGACGGAGAATATGTTGAACTAACGGAGAACGAGATTGTTAACGCACTCGAGAGCGAATTGCAAAGTGAATTTGGGAATAACATCGACCTAACAGAGTCGTCAGTTTTCTCAACATTCGCTGAGGTTATGGCGGCTGTTAGTAACGGCAACCAAGAACAGAGTCTTGGTGAAGTATACGAGAGTGGTTTTCTCGATACCGCAACTGGAGAGGATCTTGATCGCGTAGTCGCAATTGTCGGCATCCAACGCCGATCTGCTATCCACGCAACTGGTGTCCAGCAGTTCCGAAGTGATGATCCAGTCACAACGTCGTATAACATCCAGCGTGGAACGGTTATCCAAACTCAAGGAAACTCGTCTGCGCAGTTTGAGACCAGTGAGACCACGTATCTCCGATATATAGACGGGTTTGAAAGCGATGCGCTATCCGACTGGGGAGGTGACGTTGGAAGCGGTACGTTCGATACTGTTGCAATGAACGCGAGCGAGGGTTCAATCTCTCTCGAGGCAAATGCAACGAATGGAGACCACATCTACAAATCGGATGAGCTTGTCGATATTGGATCCACTATCGAATCCGATATCTATGCAGAAAGCAATACTGTTCCGACCTTCACATTCGGTGTTCAAAGCATTGACAACCACTATCAGGTTGCTATCGATACCAATTTAGGAGAAGTGCGAATTGAGAGAGTGGAGGATGGTGTTGTAGTTAATACTATTGACACACAGAATGAGACTGTTCCAACTGGAGAACACGTCCATCTTGTCGTTGATTGGTCTATTACTGGAAATATCGGTGTTGAAATAACTGACCAGAGTGGAAATAAGTATACCGCTGGTGGTGTTGACTCGAGTAATACCATTTGGCGAAACGGATATGTCGGATTCAAAAGTCTCGATAGTAGTGGGAACAAATACATCGATGAAATCAGCATGAGTGCTGTAAGTGTGAACATCCGTGCAATTAACGGGGGTTCTCACGGGAATGTTGGTGCCGAATCGATTAACGTCCTTCCTTCCCCACCCGCTGGCGTCGATGGTACGTCTAACCTCTACCCAACATCCGATCAGAGCTACAACGACATCAACGGAGATCCGTTCGTCGTCGGGCGTGGGGAGGAGGACGATGATAGTCTACGAGAACGTGCCAGGGACAGTGTTTCCAGCGGTGGTGACGCAACTGTCGCTGCCCTCACATCCGAACTGTTGAATGAAGTTAGTGGCGTTCGTTCCGTCACTCTATACGAAAATAAAACCAATTCAACAGATGTAGATGGGTTACCACCGTATTCATTCGAAGCAGTAGTGTTCGGTGGTGACGATCGTGAGGTGGCTGGAGCAATCTTTGATAAAAAGGCAATTACTTCCCGAGACCACGGTGGTGCTCACGGTACGGAACAGATTATAACCGTTACATCTGAATCTAATGGACAACAGTTCGACATCTCCTACTCCCGCCCCAGTTCTGTCAATATCGATATGGAGATGGATATTGTCGTCAATGATACGTATGTTGGAAGTGAGACTCTCAGAGACGAGATTGTTAGCTATGTTGGCGGTGTTAGCTCTGACGACACCGACGTTGTTGGACTTGAATCGGGTGAAGATGTTCACGCTAATGAGATAGAAGATATCATTCTCGGGGAAGATGAGACGGGTGTTATCGGATTCAATAACGATGCATCTGCGAACGACATCACGTTTACGCCAAGTACGACCACCAATAGCTACGGTCTTGAGGTGGTTAGCGTTGGTGAAAATGAGGTAGCTCAGACTGATGCTACTGACGGTAGTATTCAAATTAACGTCACAGAAATCTAA